A genomic window from Flavobacterium azooxidireducens includes:
- the rlmN gene encoding 23S rRNA (adenine(2503)-C(2))-methyltransferase RlmN, whose amino-acid sequence MNTTKKDIRALTKIQLRDFFVANGDKAFRGNQVYEWLWSKKVYSFEDMTNVSKETRQMLEDNFVINHIKVDQMQRSEDGTVKNAVRLYDGLVVESVLIPTATRTTACVSSQVGCSLDCNFCATARLKRMRNLNPDEIYDQVVAIDNESRLYFDRPLSNIVFMGMGEPLMNYNNVIKAIEMITSPEGLGMSPKRITLSTSGIPKMIKKMADEEVKFKLAVSLHSAIDEIRAEIMPFSKSFPLKELRESLEYWYQKTKSKITYEYVVWKGINDDKKSIDALVKFCKYVPCKVNLIEYNPIDDGMFQQASDAALDEYVKALDKIGVIAKVRKSRGKDIDAACGQLANKNEAVSE is encoded by the coding sequence ATGAATACCACCAAAAAAGACATTCGGGCATTGACCAAAATACAACTACGGGATTTTTTTGTAGCTAACGGCGACAAAGCTTTCCGTGGCAATCAAGTGTATGAATGGTTGTGGAGCAAAAAAGTATATTCTTTTGAAGATATGACAAATGTTTCCAAAGAAACCCGTCAAATGTTGGAAGATAATTTTGTCATTAACCACATCAAAGTAGATCAAATGCAACGCAGCGAAGACGGAACTGTGAAAAACGCCGTTCGTTTGTATGATGGCTTGGTGGTTGAAAGCGTTTTGATTCCCACCGCAACCAGAACCACCGCTTGTGTTTCCAGTCAAGTAGGTTGTAGTTTAGATTGTAATTTTTGTGCCACCGCTCGTTTAAAGCGAATGCGAAATTTAAATCCCGACGAAATTTACGATCAAGTGGTTGCCATCGATAACGAAAGTCGTTTGTATTTTGATCGACCGCTTTCTAACATCGTTTTTATGGGAATGGGCGAACCATTGATGAATTATAACAACGTCATCAAAGCCATTGAAATGATTACTTCGCCGGAAGGATTAGGAATGTCGCCAAAACGAATCACACTTTCTACTTCGGGGATTCCTAAAATGATTAAAAAAATGGCCGATGAAGAAGTCAAATTCAAATTAGCCGTTTCGCTTCATTCTGCAATTGATGAAATTCGTGCTGAAATTATGCCTTTTTCCAAAAGTTTTCCGCTGAAAGAATTGCGTGAAAGTTTAGAATATTGGTATCAAAAAACTAAAAGCAAAATCACTTATGAATATGTGGTTTGGAAAGGAATCAACGACGATAAAAAATCGATTGATGCATTGGTGAAATTCTGTAAATATGTGCCGTGTAAAGTCAATTTAATCGAATACAATCCAATTGATGACGGGATGTTTCAACAAGCTTCGGATGCTGCTTTGGACGAATATGTGAAAGCATTAGACAAAATTGGCGTGATTGCCAAAGTTCGAAAAAGTCGCGGAAAAGACATTGATGCCGCTTGTGGTCAGTTGGCGAATAAAAATGAAGCCGTATCTGAATAA
- a CDS encoding TlpA family protein disulfide reductase — protein MKYFLYIVLVFSNQTLIGLINPYYSFYLPTFQIAVFFITLAYLKFGINLNKYFMYFSYSFILILFHIFNLVDFQKILFFIVLTPITIYLAHRFYKSSLLKKAITLIVVFIYSWFSATILMSNIFSYNNYKKNYEKDIAINFYDSNKEVIEFDKNKIYVLDFWTTSCGICIEKFPDFDKLKKKYASNNNLEFYTVNVSLKNDDIERTKSFIENKKYSFHNLYLLSSADAIKINVFEYPTIIIVKNNKIVYNGYPSYDRTVVFNNINDVIDGFVH, from the coding sequence ATGAAATATTTTCTATACATAGTTCTTGTTTTTTCTAATCAAACTTTAATTGGTTTAATTAATCCATATTATAGTTTTTATTTGCCTACTTTTCAAATAGCTGTTTTTTTTATAACTCTTGCTTACCTTAAATTTGGAATTAATTTAAATAAATATTTTATGTATTTTTCATATTCATTTATTTTAATCTTATTCCATATTTTTAATTTAGTTGATTTTCAAAAAATTTTGTTTTTTATTGTGCTTACACCTATTACAATATATCTTGCTCATCGATTTTATAAAAGTTCATTATTAAAAAAAGCAATCACTCTCATTGTTGTGTTTATTTATTCTTGGTTTTCGGCAACTATTTTAATGAGTAATATTTTTTCATACAATAATTATAAAAAAAATTATGAAAAAGATATCGCAATCAACTTTTATGATTCAAATAAAGAGGTTATTGAATTTGATAAAAATAAAATCTATGTATTAGATTTTTGGACAACAAGTTGTGGTATTTGTATCGAAAAATTTCCTGATTTTGATAAACTAAAGAAAAAGTATGCTTCTAACAATAATTTAGAGTTTTATACTGTAAATGTTTCTTTAAAGAATGATGATATTGAGAGAACAAAATCATTTATTGAAAATAAAAAATACTCTTTTCATAATTTATACCTACTTTCAAGTGCTGATGCAATTAAGATTAATGTTTTTGAGTATCCAACAATAATAATAGTTAAGAACAACAAAATAGTTTATAATGGTTATCCCAGTTATGATCGAACTGTTGTTTTTAATAACATAAATGATGTTATTGATGGTTTTGTTCATTAA
- a CDS encoding bacteriocin fulvocin C-related protein: MRKAELNLDLRKSEKNQCFWNAIFQKPKCLFGINMTSIVLYMSFSFFIIGCSTEDNMSYSEDAKIDSWVKSNKSKFDDINLKDISGYIGEEQRAIFRFIDEDNRKSIWIEKFELLKINNPNQKDIFEKVFNHISKMKFDKSLSNDDFIFFNNIIEEGRQRFNWSDEFIGITFCSFEFYNSDSEYNIHSTARDVLTHNHDDGSNGGGGLPVCNCKWGGMFACGPNTCSKGNCRDDNQKGCGFLLLEDCTGKCR, from the coding sequence ATGAGAAAAGCAGAGCTTAATTTAGATTTGAGAAAATCAGAAAAAAATCAGTGTTTTTGGAATGCAATATTTCAAAAACCGAAATGTTTATTTGGTATAAATATGACATCAATAGTTTTATATATGTCATTTTCATTCTTTATAATTGGTTGTAGTACTGAAGATAACATGTCTTACAGTGAAGATGCTAAAATTGATTCATGGGTAAAATCAAATAAATCAAAATTTGATGATATAAATCTCAAGGATATTTCAGGTTACATCGGAGAGGAGCAAAGAGCTATTTTTAGATTTATTGATGAAGATAATAGAAAATCAATTTGGATTGAAAAATTTGAATTACTAAAAATAAATAATCCAAATCAAAAAGATATATTTGAAAAAGTTTTTAATCATATAAGTAAGATGAAATTTGACAAGTCACTTTCAAATGATGATTTTATTTTTTTTAACAATATTATTGAAGAAGGACGTCAAAGATTTAATTGGTCTGATGAATTTATAGGAATTACTTTTTGTTCGTTTGAGTTTTATAATTCTGATTCTGAATATAATATTCATTCTACAGCAAGAGACGTTTTAACTCATAATCATGATGATGGATCTAATGGAGGGGGCGGACTGCCAGTGTGTAATTGTAAGTGGGGAGGTATGTTTGCTTGTGGACCAAACACCTGTAGTAAAGGTAACTGCAGAGACGATAATCAAAAAGGATGTGGGTTTTTATTGTTGGAAGATTGTACTGGTAAATGCAGATAA
- a CDS encoding helix-turn-helix domain-containing protein, with translation MSNKIIKLMNVGTKIRKLRIKNKMSQEELADNLQIAQTSVSNFEVGKTIPDFIVMQKICEVFNVGFDYFLDSDKEKFIFKKNENNNIIVGKIEVLNNSMPEGILENMIKRIEQLEKRLNLEN, from the coding sequence TTGAGCAATAAAATAATAAAACTTATGAATGTAGGTACAAAAATTAGAAAACTACGAATAAAAAATAAAATGAGTCAAGAAGAATTAGCAGATAATCTACAAATTGCTCAAACTTCTGTATCAAATTTTGAAGTAGGTAAAACGATTCCTGATTTTATTGTTATGCAAAAAATTTGTGAAGTTTTCAATGTTGGTTTTGATTATTTCTTAGATAGTGATAAAGAAAAATTTATTTTTAAAAAGAATGAAAATAATAATATAATTGTTGGTAAAATTGAAGTTTTAAACAATTCAATGCCCGAAGGTATTCTAGAAAATATGATAAAAAGAATTGAACAATTAGAAAAAAGATTAAATTTAGAAAACTGA
- a CDS encoding O-methyltransferase, with protein MHFLSEDLEDYVAAHSQDEPALLAQLNKETYQKILLPRMLSGHFQGRVLSMLSKLIRPTSILEIGTYTGYATLCLCEGMQENAIVHTIDIKEELVDFQRKYFDKSPWGNQIVQHLGEAVDIIPTLDTEFDLVFIDADKENYLNYYELIVPKMSKGGIILSDNVLWSGKVVEPLKEGDLSTKILLEYNQRLNNDPRVESVLLPIRDGLTVSRVL; from the coding sequence ATGCATTTCCTTTCCGAAGATTTAGAAGATTACGTCGCGGCTCATTCGCAAGATGAACCGGCATTATTGGCACAATTAAATAAAGAAACGTATCAGAAAATTTTATTGCCACGGATGTTGAGTGGTCATTTTCAGGGACGGGTTTTGAGTATGTTATCCAAATTAATTCGGCCAACTTCTATTTTGGAAATCGGCACTTATACTGGTTATGCTACCTTATGTTTATGTGAAGGAATGCAAGAAAACGCCATCGTTCATACCATTGATATTAAAGAAGAATTAGTTGATTTTCAACGGAAATATTTTGATAAATCGCCTTGGGGTAATCAAATTGTGCAACATTTGGGTGAAGCTGTGGATATTATTCCAACTTTAGACACGGAATTTGATTTAGTTTTTATTGATGCGGATAAAGAAAATTACCTCAACTATTATGAATTAATAGTTCCGAAAATGAGCAAAGGTGGCATCATTTTATCGGATAATGTGTTGTGGTCCGGAAAGGTAGTTGAACCTTTGAAAGAAGGCGATTTGAGTACTAAAATTTTATTGGAATATAACCAACGATTGAACAATGACCCAAGAGTGGAATCGGTGTTGTTGCCTATTCGAGATGGGTTGACGGTGAGTCGGGTACTTTAA
- a CDS encoding phosphatase PAP2 family protein, which translates to MEELIQLDKDLFLFLNNLGSEQWDRFWLIITKQIYWSPIFIFVFYFIIKKIGWKQFGVLVLFLAALITFTDQLTNLAKFSFERLRPCNDPSLDGQMREVLIRKSFGYFSGHASNSMATTTFIFLLFRKHFKYIFLLFLFPLIFAYSRIYLGLHFPGDILTGYLFGMFLGTLFYRFYKIIQPKYFPAS; encoded by the coding sequence TTGGAAGAACTCATTCAACTCGACAAAGATTTATTTCTTTTTCTCAATAATTTAGGCTCAGAGCAATGGGACAGATTTTGGTTAATCATTACCAAACAAATCTATTGGTCGCCCATATTTATTTTTGTTTTCTACTTTATCATCAAAAAAATCGGTTGGAAACAATTCGGAGTTTTAGTGCTTTTTTTGGCGGCTTTAATTACATTCACAGATCAATTAACTAATCTTGCAAAATTTAGTTTTGAACGTTTACGGCCTTGTAACGACCCTAGTTTAGATGGGCAAATGAGAGAAGTGTTAATTCGCAAGTCATTTGGCTATTTTTCCGGGCATGCTTCCAATTCGATGGCAACAACAACTTTTATTTTCTTATTATTTAGAAAACACTTCAAATACATATTTTTGTTATTCCTCTTTCCGTTAATTTTTGCCTATAGTCGCATTTATCTTGGTTTGCATTTTCCGGGTGATATTTTAACAGGATACCTTTTTGGAATGTTTTTAGGAACTTTATTTTATCGATTTTATAAAATAATCCAGCCCAAATATTTTCCTGCTTCTTAA
- a CDS encoding Sec-independent protein translocase subunit TatA/TatB, with product MFGIGGGEFILIILVVLMLFGSDKIPEIARTLGKMFRQLKHATDDIKSEIQKSAEANGIDTNSLTGGISEEIDKVKQSFNDTVDSTTGVDTNFTTEIEKVKEDIEEITGPIKRQF from the coding sequence ATGTTTGGAATAGGAGGAGGAGAATTCATACTCATCATATTAGTGGTACTCATGCTTTTCGGATCCGATAAAATTCCCGAAATAGCCAGAACATTGGGCAAAATGTTTCGTCAATTGAAACACGCCACCGATGATATTAAAAGCGAAATCCAAAAAAGTGCCGAAGCTAACGGAATAGATACCAATAGCCTTACCGGCGGAATTTCGGAAGAAATTGATAAAGTAAAACAAAGTTTTAACGATACTGTCGATTCTACTACTGGAGTCGATACCAACTTTACAACTGAAATAGAAAAAGTAAAAGAAGACATCGAAGAAATCACCGGACCCATCAAAAGACAATTTTAA